A region of Halalkaliarchaeum desulfuricum DNA encodes the following proteins:
- the gatB gene encoding Asp-tRNA(Asn)/Glu-tRNA(Gln) amidotransferase subunit GatB → MSAQAAEKDLAVVIGLEVHVQLETATKIFCGCSTDAADGEEPNSRTCPTCLGLPGSLPVLNEAAVEAAVKIAKALDAEIPERTTFHRKNYYYPDLPKNFQLTQYDAPICADGELEISVEGMRRTIGITRAHLEEDPGSLEHVGGGIDTADYTLVDYNRAGTPLVEIVTEPDFRSPAETRAFLAKLEEVLEYLGVFDPERDGSLRVDANISMVSGDAVAEDGRIDERALSAANRTEVKNISSHKGAEKALAYEVTRQRNAIRRGREIEQETRHWDEARGITVSMRTKEAEKDYRYFREADLPPLAVSGWRDRIPIPELPDARRERFREEYGLDAESASKLTSTKEVADFFEDVAAEFDPDLAATWVADNLLGELHYRDMEITDVTDRLEEFTRLIELVDAEEVTVKNAEEVLLRTMLDEGLAPDEIVDREELGKTEGEAVAAAVTEAIEEHPEAVEDYHAGEGGAINFLVGQVMQKTGGSADPGDVNQLLRDRLDG, encoded by the coding sequence ATGAGCGCGCAGGCCGCCGAGAAAGACCTCGCGGTCGTCATCGGTCTCGAGGTCCACGTCCAGTTGGAGACGGCTACGAAGATCTTCTGTGGCTGTTCTACGGACGCCGCCGACGGCGAGGAACCGAACAGTCGAACGTGCCCGACCTGTCTCGGGCTCCCGGGATCGCTGCCGGTTCTCAACGAGGCCGCAGTCGAAGCCGCCGTCAAGATCGCGAAAGCACTCGACGCCGAGATCCCCGAACGGACCACGTTCCACCGCAAGAACTACTACTACCCCGACCTGCCGAAGAACTTCCAGCTCACCCAGTACGACGCGCCGATCTGTGCCGACGGGGAGCTGGAGATCAGTGTCGAGGGAATGCGTCGGACGATCGGGATCACGCGGGCACACCTCGAGGAAGACCCCGGCAGCCTCGAACACGTGGGCGGCGGGATCGACACCGCCGACTACACGCTCGTCGACTACAACCGCGCGGGAACCCCCCTCGTCGAGATCGTCACGGAGCCGGACTTCCGGTCGCCCGCCGAAACCCGGGCGTTCCTCGCGAAGCTCGAGGAGGTGCTGGAATATCTCGGCGTGTTCGATCCCGAACGGGACGGGAGCCTCCGGGTCGACGCCAACATCTCGATGGTGTCCGGCGACGCAGTCGCCGAGGACGGCCGGATCGACGAGCGCGCTCTCTCGGCTGCCAACCGCACCGAAGTGAAGAACATCTCCAGTCACAAGGGTGCCGAGAAGGCGCTCGCCTACGAGGTGACCCGTCAGCGAAACGCCATCCGTCGCGGACGGGAGATCGAACAGGAGACCCGCCACTGGGACGAGGCGCGGGGGATCACCGTCTCGATGCGGACCAAGGAGGCAGAGAAGGACTACCGGTACTTCAGGGAGGCCGACCTGCCGCCGCTTGCAGTCTCCGGATGGCGCGACCGGATCCCGATCCCGGAGCTGCCGGACGCCCGCCGCGAACGGTTCCGCGAGGAGTACGGTCTCGACGCCGAATCCGCCTCGAAGCTCACATCCACCAAGGAGGTCGCCGACTTCTTCGAGGACGTCGCAGCGGAGTTCGACCCCGACCTCGCGGCCACCTGGGTGGCCGACAACCTGCTGGGGGAACTCCACTACCGCGATATGGAGATCACGGACGTGACCGATCGGCTCGAGGAGTTCACTCGCCTGATCGAACTCGTCGACGCCGAGGAGGTGACAGTCAAGAACGCCGAGGAGGTTCTCCTCCGGACGATGCTCGACGAGGGACTCGCGCCCGACGAAATCGTCGATCGCGAGGAACTCGGAAAAACGGAGGGCGAGGCAGTCGCCGCCGCCGTGACCGAGGCGATCGAAGAGCACCCCGAGGCTGTCGAGGATTACCACGCCGGCGAGGGCGGGGCGATCAATTTCCTCGTCGGACAGGTGATGCAGAAAACGGGCGGCAGCGCCGATCCAGGAGACGTCAATCAGCTGTTGCGCGATCGACTGGACGGGTGA
- a CDS encoding DUF1028 domain-containing protein: MTFSIVAGDQDADAVGVAVQSKFISVGSVVPFASVDAGAIATQSFANVAYGPDGLSMLRDGATAEECLDVAGDRQGETYTVQGNILENGTTLEAMADAYETTDGGLPERLIAALHAGEAAGGDSRGKQSAALYVVKPEGGYDGGNDRWIDVRVDDHETPISELERVFKLYDVTLLPREEPDEFRELEGESAAAVTETLAELGFYDGTPTETFGEDERDALEAFRGVNNFENHSVAALEDALVRGWGDATDQAGNEAKLVDAIWHGLDRLDRQ; this comes from the coding sequence ATGACGTTTTCCATCGTCGCAGGCGATCAGGACGCCGACGCCGTCGGCGTCGCAGTCCAGTCGAAGTTCATAAGCGTCGGCTCGGTCGTCCCGTTCGCGAGCGTCGACGCCGGCGCGATAGCGACACAGAGCTTCGCGAACGTCGCCTACGGCCCCGACGGACTGTCGATGCTTCGGGACGGGGCCACCGCCGAGGAGTGTCTCGACGTCGCGGGCGATCGCCAGGGAGAGACGTACACCGTCCAGGGAAACATCCTCGAAAACGGGACGACGCTCGAAGCGATGGCGGACGCCTACGAAACCACCGACGGCGGGCTTCCCGAGCGTCTCATCGCCGCATTGCACGCAGGCGAGGCTGCCGGCGGCGACTCCCGTGGAAAGCAGTCGGCGGCGCTGTACGTCGTCAAGCCCGAGGGAGGATACGACGGCGGCAACGACCGCTGGATCGACGTGCGCGTCGACGATCACGAGACCCCGATCTCCGAACTGGAACGGGTGTTCAAACTGTACGACGTCACCCTGTTACCGCGGGAGGAGCCCGACGAGTTTCGGGAACTCGAGGGCGAGAGCGCAGCAGCGGTGACGGAAACGCTCGCGGAACTCGGCTTCTACGACGGCACACCGACGGAAACGTTCGGGGAGGACGAACGCGACGCGCTGGAGGCGTTTCGCGGCGTCAACAACTTCGAGAATCACTCGGTTGCCGCCCTGGAGGACGCACTCGTCCGGGGCTGGGGAGACGCCACCGATCAGGCCGGTAACGAAGCGAAACTGGTGGACGCAATCTGGCACGGACTCGACAGGCTCGACCGACAGTAA
- a CDS encoding DUF63 family protein — protein sequence MDTSTLGDRLYRDPERIWAATVAGIVAVLGVGYLLFPRLVYDRFIWQYFWGPVAADGQGAACAARSDGTIEYLQGTQACAEADAASQIVAYPGYTPVSSIGYISILLIALAGVYLLLKRLDIGTDRRFFYALFPFVLFGGALRTVEDAGVSAVRAGAEPLVAFPYSALIISPFIYVLVFLLTLACVLAAYAAAERGLVERYDYALFGLGSVIVVLTVGYLGFLAVTTEFTEFHVQVLVVTLGIATAAAGGTWWLIERYAPGINAGTGWMGFVIIWGHAVDGVANVIGLNWMPALGAGANLVPKHPINAAIVEYTGRYLPEAIVAVTGDAWPFLFVKLAAATFVVWIFEPEVMEESPRFSILLLVTVLAVGLGPGTRDMLRATFGV from the coding sequence ATGGATACGAGTACGCTTGGCGACCGCCTCTACCGAGATCCCGAACGGATCTGGGCAGCCACAGTCGCCGGAATCGTGGCGGTGCTCGGCGTCGGGTATCTGCTGTTTCCACGACTCGTGTACGACCGGTTCATCTGGCAGTACTTCTGGGGACCGGTCGCCGCCGACGGCCAGGGAGCCGCCTGTGCGGCACGATCGGACGGGACCATCGAGTACCTCCAGGGAACCCAGGCCTGCGCCGAGGCCGACGCGGCGAGTCAGATCGTCGCCTACCCCGGATACACGCCGGTGTCGTCGATCGGATACATCAGTATACTCCTGATAGCGCTCGCAGGCGTCTACTTGCTTCTCAAGCGGCTCGACATCGGGACCGACCGGCGGTTCTTTTACGCGCTGTTCCCGTTCGTGCTGTTCGGGGGGGCGCTTCGCACCGTCGAGGACGCTGGCGTCTCCGCCGTCCGGGCTGGCGCCGAACCGCTCGTGGCGTTTCCGTACAGCGCACTGATCATCAGCCCGTTCATCTACGTCCTGGTGTTCCTTCTCACGCTCGCGTGCGTGCTCGCCGCGTACGCTGCGGCGGAACGCGGCCTGGTCGAGCGGTACGACTACGCGCTGTTCGGACTCGGAAGTGTCATCGTGGTCCTCACGGTCGGGTATCTCGGGTTCCTCGCAGTGACGACGGAATTCACCGAGTTCCACGTCCAGGTGCTCGTCGTAACGCTGGGTATCGCAACGGCCGCAGCGGGGGGGACGTGGTGGCTGATCGAACGGTACGCGCCCGGAATCAACGCCGGTACTGGATGGATGGGGTTCGTGATCATCTGGGGGCACGCGGTCGACGGCGTCGCGAACGTGATCGGCCTCAACTGGATGCCGGCACTCGGCGCGGGCGCCAACCTCGTCCCGAAACACCCCATAAACGCCGCGATCGTCGAGTACACGGGGCGATACCTCCCGGAGGCGATCGTCGCGGTAACCGGCGACGCGTGGCCGTTCCTCTTCGTCAAGCTGGCGGCGGCGACGTTCGTCGTCTGGATCTTCGAGCCCGAGGTCATGGAGGAGTCACCGCGGTTCTCGATCCTGCTGCTCGTGACGGTGCTGGCGGTCGGGCTCGGGCCCGGTACGCGAGACATGCTGCGGGCGACGTTCGGGGTGTAA
- a CDS encoding universal stress protein, which translates to MTLVVVPVRYPLSEHSRVTLEHAIDVADEHDATLTVLHVNLFQESRKVTRTDLKRAVEREFGWLPNARYVVRGGFLLEETILEEVAAEGADIVVIGAKQAGRWRRMFRSLLSDPDIDEYLREQLDATVVTVDF; encoded by the coding sequence ATGACGCTGGTCGTGGTCCCTGTCAGATATCCGCTTTCTGAACACTCGAGGGTCACGCTGGAACACGCGATCGACGTCGCAGACGAGCACGACGCCACGCTGACCGTCCTCCATGTCAACCTGTTTCAGGAATCGCGCAAAGTGACCCGAACCGACCTCAAACGCGCCGTCGAACGGGAGTTCGGATGGCTGCCGAACGCGAGATACGTCGTCCGCGGTGGGTTCCTCCTCGAGGAGACGATCCTCGAGGAGGTCGCCGCCGAGGGTGCCGACATCGTTGTGATCGGCGCGAAACAGGCGGGCCGCTGGCGACGGATGTTCCGCTCGCTTCTGTCGGATCCCGACATCGACGAGTACCTCCGCGAACAGCTCGATGCGACCGTGGTCACGGTGGACTTCTAG
- a CDS encoding bifunctional metallophosphatase/5'-nucleotidase, which translates to MVRLIHYSDIENVYDTPERAGRLAGLLSELDGPDALVVGSGDNTSPGVLPLVSRGRQALDFFRAAGVDVETFGNHDFDYGPDATRQIVADSSVTWVGANVYDGDGERFAREEGAVPHAVFEVDGRRVGVFGVTDPATASLNPEASSLDFTDPIPEARQAIDALRDRGVDHVLAVSHLGSGDRALAELEVDAVLGGHVHSERIDRLNGAVLTRPGVNGHVVLEVELSRDGTDPAVTRHAVENGNPVPAPLDEGLVDALERRRSVADLGEVVTRVDEQLPRDAETVHGGECAIGNFIADAYRAASGADVGLQNSGGIRPGEPIEGAVTIADLISLVPFEEPVVTVRLTGAELRETFRQLSATEVNFGEDHWWHGHLSGASVVFDAGRKRLLEARVGGEPLEESATYTLATTEYVLHSDQEFPAIGQRHRAGEHGIQHEVLAAYARDRGIDVGLDGRIRQR; encoded by the coding sequence ATGGTGCGGCTGATTCACTATTCGGACATCGAAAACGTCTACGACACGCCCGAACGGGCCGGGAGGCTCGCGGGGCTTCTGTCGGAACTCGACGGCCCGGACGCGCTGGTCGTCGGCTCCGGCGACAACACCTCCCCGGGAGTGTTGCCGCTGGTTTCCCGGGGGCGCCAGGCGTTGGACTTCTTCCGCGCTGCCGGCGTCGACGTGGAAACGTTTGGCAATCACGATTTCGATTACGGACCGGACGCGACGCGACAGATCGTCGCCGACTCGTCGGTGACGTGGGTGGGTGCCAACGTGTATGACGGCGATGGCGAACGGTTCGCCCGCGAGGAGGGGGCAGTTCCCCACGCCGTCTTCGAGGTCGACGGCCGACGGGTCGGCGTCTTCGGCGTGACCGATCCGGCGACGGCGTCCTTGAACCCGGAGGCGTCGTCGCTGGATTTCACGGATCCGATCCCCGAAGCGCGGCAGGCGATCGACGCGCTCCGGGATCGAGGGGTCGATCACGTCCTCGCGGTGTCACATCTCGGTTCGGGGGACAGAGCGCTCGCCGAACTCGAGGTCGACGCAGTGCTCGGGGGGCACGTCCACTCGGAACGGATCGACCGACTGAACGGGGCCGTACTGACGCGTCCCGGCGTCAACGGTCACGTCGTTCTGGAAGTCGAACTCTCCCGCGATGGCACCGACCCGGCGGTGACTCGACACGCCGTCGAGAACGGGAATCCGGTCCCGGCGCCGCTGGACGAGGGACTCGTGGACGCGCTGGAACGCCGCCGAAGCGTCGCCGACCTCGGCGAGGTGGTGACGCGTGTCGACGAACAGCTCCCCCGCGACGCCGAGACGGTTCACGGCGGCGAGTGTGCGATCGGGAATTTCATCGCGGACGCCTACCGGGCGGCAAGCGGCGCCGACGTCGGTCTCCAGAACAGCGGCGGGATCCGTCCGGGAGAGCCGATCGAGGGAGCTGTCACCATCGCGGACCTGATAAGCCTCGTTCCGTTCGAGGAGCCGGTCGTCACGGTTCGGCTCACCGGGGCGGAACTGCGCGAGACGTTCCGGCAGTTGAGCGCCACGGAGGTGAACTTCGGCGAGGACCACTGGTGGCACGGCCACCTCTCGGGGGCGTCAGTCGTCTTCGACGCCGGCCGAAAGCGGCTGCTCGAGGCGCGCGTCGGTGGGGAACCGCTCGAGGAGTCTGCGACCTACACTCTCGCGACGACCGAGTACGTGCTTCACTCCGACCAGGAGTTTCCGGCGATCGGGCAGCGGCACCGCGCGGGAGAACACGGCATCCAACACGAGGTTCTGGCGGCGTACGCACGGGATCGCGGCATCGACGTCGGTCTCGACGGCCGAATCCGACAGCGATAG
- a CDS encoding hydantoinase B/oxoprolinase family protein → MTTDDMAVDPVTLEVIRNAATAISEEMNANLIRTGYSPNIKERRDCSCAVFDADGGMISQAENMPVHLGAMPFSVAAALERYPPESLSPGDAVLLNDPFRGGAHLPDLTLVSPVYADGELIAFAANRAHHADVGGSRAGSVSADATEIYQEGIRIPPVKLYDGGDLVVDAMELILANVRTPDERRGDLRAQQAANETARERLQDLAKKYGVDTLRNAIAEIQDYSERRMQAALAELPDGTYEFADVLDDDGRGTEDIRIEAATTIDGDSITVDFTGTDPQTEGPINAVFAVTASATYYAVRCVTDPDIPPNEGCYRPIDIDAPSGTVVNADPPAAVVGGNLETSQRITDVVLGTLAEAAPERAIGACQGTMNNVTFGGVDPRTGEPYAFYETGGGGFGGRASGDGMDGVHVHMSNTMNTPAEVLQTAYPLAVERYEYRPDTGGAGKFRGGLGLRRDYRVCDHDAAFSLLAERRIHPPYGINGGKAGGVGDDKLIRDGETEALPAKCTRDLEPGDVVSLRTPGAGGYGDPAERDPEAIRRDVKSGKLSPKRARELYDVDLEGVESNSTRDP, encoded by the coding sequence ATGACCACCGACGACATGGCCGTCGATCCCGTGACACTGGAGGTGATCCGGAACGCGGCGACGGCAATAAGCGAGGAGATGAACGCCAACCTGATCCGGACGGGCTACTCGCCGAACATCAAGGAGCGCCGCGACTGCTCGTGTGCGGTCTTCGACGCGGACGGTGGGATGATCAGTCAGGCGGAGAACATGCCGGTCCACCTCGGTGCGATGCCGTTCTCGGTTGCCGCCGCGCTCGAGCGGTATCCGCCGGAGTCGCTCTCGCCCGGCGACGCAGTGCTTTTGAACGACCCGTTCCGCGGCGGCGCCCACCTCCCGGACCTCACGCTCGTAAGCCCCGTCTACGCCGACGGCGAACTGATCGCGTTCGCGGCCAACCGAGCCCATCATGCCGACGTCGGTGGATCCCGGGCCGGAAGCGTTTCCGCCGATGCGACCGAGATCTACCAGGAGGGAATCCGCATCCCGCCTGTGAAGCTATATGATGGCGGTGACCTCGTGGTGGACGCAATGGAGCTGATTCTCGCAAACGTCCGCACGCCCGACGAGCGACGCGGGGACCTCCGGGCCCAGCAAGCGGCAAACGAAACCGCTCGCGAACGGTTACAGGACCTTGCGAAAAAATACGGGGTCGACACGCTCCGGAACGCGATCGCAGAGATTCAGGATTACTCCGAACGCCGGATGCAGGCTGCGCTCGCGGAACTTCCCGACGGAACCTACGAGTTCGCGGACGTGCTCGACGACGACGGTCGTGGAACCGAAGACATCCGAATCGAAGCCGCCACGACGATCGACGGCGATTCGATCACCGTCGACTTTACCGGAACGGATCCACAAACGGAAGGCCCGATCAACGCGGTGTTCGCGGTGACCGCCTCGGCAACGTACTACGCTGTGCGGTGCGTGACCGACCCGGACATTCCACCCAACGAGGGCTGTTATCGGCCAATCGATATCGACGCCCCATCGGGGACGGTTGTGAACGCCGACCCTCCGGCTGCAGTGGTCGGGGGAAACCTGGAGACCTCACAGCGGATAACCGACGTCGTGCTCGGGACGCTGGCCGAGGCGGCACCGGAGCGTGCGATCGGAGCCTGTCAGGGGACGATGAACAACGTCACCTTCGGTGGGGTCGATCCCCGGACCGGGGAACCGTACGCCTTCTACGAAACCGGTGGCGGCGGCTTCGGCGGTCGCGCCAGCGGCGACGGGATGGACGGCGTTCACGTCCACATGTCGAACACGATGAACACGCCAGCGGAGGTGCTCCAGACAGCCTATCCGCTCGCAGTCGAACGGTACGAGTATCGTCCCGACACTGGTGGGGCCGGGAAGTTCCGTGGCGGACTGGGCCTGCGCCGCGACTACCGGGTGTGCGACCACGATGCGGCGTTCAGCCTCCTCGCGGAGCGGCGAATCCACCCGCCGTACGGAATCAACGGCGGCAAGGCGGGTGGCGTCGGGGACGACAAACTCATCCGGGACGGTGAGACGGAAGCGCTCCCGGCGAAGTGTACGCGAGACCTCGAGCCGGGCGACGTCGTGAGCCTCCGGACACCCGGGGCCGGCGGGTACGGTGATCCAGCAGAACGGGATCCCGAGGCAATTCGCCGGGACGTCAAATCGGGGAAGCTCTCCCCGAAGCGAGCACGCGAACTGTACGATGTCGATCTCGAGGGAGTCGAATCGAACTCCACGAGGGATCCGTAG
- a CDS encoding hydantoinase/oxoprolinase family protein, with amino-acid sequence MEQTATDVRIGVDVGGTFTDVVTVRDGSLHVAKTPSTPAAPDRGVLDGLDSSREDVGYAYGEVGFFAHGTTVTTNAVLERDWAETALLTTEGFRDAIEIGRQARPDIYDFDVTKPEPIVERDRRYEVPERLDERGRVERELTEAEVRKVAAEIHESDVESVAVSLLFAFENDTHERRVADILREEEAAATISCSSDVLPEIREYERTLATALNAALKPVMDAYVGRLEESIRERKIPSTLRIMQSNGGTIDADRARTRPVDTLLSGPAAGVQGAAHVAGLRNLEDVITMDMGGTSCDVSLVRGGDPVVSTELEVGDYPLRVPMIEIHTIGAGGGSIAWIDAGDALRVGPRSAGADPGPICYGRGGEEPTVTDAHLLLGRLDPDRFLSDELEADVDRVRGAVDEHVAEPLGLSTREAAQGILDVANANMERALRVVSVERGHDPRDFGLVAFGGAGPLHAASLAAELDVPRVIVPRTAGVLSALGLLVTDLLQDFSTSMVRRLPEADPSAIEAVLQEFEREGRERLSGAVPDDKIAIERSLDLRYVGQSFELTVPLPDGDLTADTLATVEEQFHETHGRRYGHASPEEPVELVTVRSRARGLIEPPEIAPSTAGGRVDDAIREERSVTFDSDPHETRIYDRSRFPPEAEFKGPAIVEGSESTVVVRPEQTATVDEYGTIILEVES; translated from the coding sequence ATGGAGCAGACAGCGACGGATGTCCGTATTGGTGTCGATGTCGGGGGGACGTTCACGGACGTGGTGACAGTTCGAGACGGTTCTCTCCATGTCGCGAAGACACCATCGACGCCGGCGGCTCCGGATCGAGGGGTTCTCGATGGGTTGGACAGCAGCCGCGAGGATGTCGGCTACGCGTATGGCGAAGTCGGGTTTTTCGCGCACGGGACGACGGTAACGACGAACGCAGTGCTCGAGCGCGACTGGGCGGAGACGGCGCTTTTGACCACCGAGGGATTCCGCGACGCTATCGAAATCGGGCGACAGGCCCGCCCGGACATCTACGACTTCGACGTAACGAAACCGGAACCCATTGTCGAACGGGATCGCCGGTACGAAGTTCCCGAGCGATTGGATGAGCGCGGCCGGGTCGAACGTGAACTAACAGAGGCGGAGGTCCGAAAGGTTGCCGCGGAGATCCACGAGTCAGACGTCGAAAGTGTCGCCGTTTCGCTGCTGTTCGCGTTCGAGAACGATACACACGAGCGTCGAGTTGCCGACATTCTCCGAGAGGAAGAGGCTGCAGCAACCATCTCGTGTTCGAGTGACGTGTTGCCGGAAATCCGCGAGTACGAGCGGACGCTCGCGACGGCGCTCAACGCCGCGCTCAAACCGGTGATGGACGCGTACGTCGGACGCCTGGAGGAATCGATCCGCGAACGAAAGATTCCGTCGACGCTGCGGATCATGCAGTCGAACGGCGGGACGATCGACGCCGACCGCGCCCGCACACGGCCGGTGGACACGCTGCTGTCGGGGCCGGCGGCGGGCGTCCAGGGCGCTGCCCACGTCGCTGGCCTCCGAAATCTGGAGGACGTCATCACGATGGACATGGGCGGCACATCCTGTGACGTTTCGCTGGTCCGTGGTGGCGATCCGGTGGTTTCGACTGAACTCGAGGTGGGCGACTACCCCCTCCGAGTCCCCATGATCGAGATTCACACCATCGGCGCCGGCGGCGGTTCGATCGCCTGGATCGACGCCGGCGACGCGTTGCGCGTGGGTCCCCGGTCCGCGGGTGCCGATCCCGGACCGATCTGTTACGGTCGCGGTGGCGAGGAGCCGACGGTGACGGACGCTCACCTCCTGCTCGGGCGGTTGGACCCCGACCGGTTTCTCTCGGATGAACTCGAGGCGGACGTCGATCGGGTTCGGGGGGCAGTCGACGAGCACGTCGCGGAGCCGCTCGGGCTCTCGACGCGGGAGGCCGCACAGGGGATCCTCGACGTCGCGAACGCGAACATGGAGCGGGCGCTCAGGGTGGTCTCTGTCGAGCGGGGCCACGATCCGCGGGACTTCGGACTCGTCGCGTTCGGCGGCGCCGGCCCCCTGCACGCGGCGTCGCTTGCCGCGGAACTGGACGTTCCCCGGGTGATCGTTCCACGTACTGCGGGCGTCCTCTCGGCGCTGGGGCTGCTGGTGACGGATCTGCTGCAGGACTTCAGCACCTCGATGGTCCGGCGGCTCCCCGAAGCCGACCCGTCAGCCATTGAGGCCGTGCTGCAGGAGTTCGAACGCGAGGGACGCGAGCGGCTCTCCGGGGCAGTCCCCGACGATAAAATCGCCATCGAGCGGTCGCTGGATCTCCGGTACGTCGGCCAGTCCTTCGAACTAACTGTCCCACTCCCCGACGGCGACCTCACAGCGGACACGCTGGCGACAGTCGAAGAACAGTTCCACGAGACGCACGGCCGCCGATACGGTCACGCGTCCCCGGAGGAACCAGTCGAACTCGTCACTGTTCGGTCACGCGCGCGAGGACTGATCGAACCCCCGGAGATCGCTCCCTCGACGGCCGGCGGTCGCGTGGACGACGCGATTCGCGAGGAGCGGTCGGTCACGTTCGACAGTGACCCCCACGAGACGCGGATTTACGACCGCTCGCGGTTCCCCCCAGAAGCGGAGTTCAAGGGACCTGCGATCGTTGAGGGGTCAGAGAGCACAGTCGTCGTCCGGCCCGAGCAGACAGCAACAGTCGATGAGTACGGAACCATCATCCTGGAGGTGGAGTCATGA
- a CDS encoding ArsR/SmtB family transcription factor has product MATDQTRTVSGDAPDDPADLLPEESVLSLEEYLDMHAAVGHRTRYEILYRLVHSGEMSPKELEEPLDIDDSTLHYHLNKLVDVGLVEKRQRTERGQDGLYTYYRATVFGEVTLTDGVDELIRGERAFEEMYDSSTD; this is encoded by the coding sequence ATGGCCACGGATCAAACGCGGACGGTCAGCGGCGACGCCCCGGACGATCCGGCAGATCTGCTGCCCGAGGAGAGTGTCCTCAGTCTCGAGGAGTATCTCGATATGCACGCGGCTGTCGGCCACCGCACCCGCTATGAAATCCTCTATCGACTCGTCCACAGCGGCGAGATGAGTCCGAAAGAACTCGAGGAGCCACTCGACATCGACGACAGCACGCTCCACTACCACCTCAATAAACTCGTCGACGTCGGCCTCGTCGAGAAGCGCCAGCGCACGGAGCGGGGACAGGACGGACTGTACACGTATTATCGGGCGACCGTCTTCGGCGAGGTGACGCTCACCGACGGCGTCGACGAATTGATCCGTGGCGAACGGGCGTTCGAAGAGATGTACGACAGTTCGACGGATTGA
- a CDS encoding DUF7509 family protein yields MTVEITRELIAERLGSVTYDRFLFYLMGPYKSFNLNYVLSEEERREIDIEDLPGPLRRLFRNKDDINEAQALLRRVQGKLRTDPGVNAFLALDLDIDTDSVDAVTQSIEYARCSNATAFVVPFLGHNFGVGEEAGSILENLADTRGERLIFVHEDDVTSAMIRSASVRWDLGVETYETEDELVAKLRRFAGGIMHRERRGEFGRLD; encoded by the coding sequence ATGACTGTCGAGATTACGCGTGAGTTGATCGCCGAACGGCTCGGGAGTGTGACATACGACCGGTTTCTGTTCTACCTGATGGGGCCGTACAAGTCGTTCAACCTCAACTACGTCCTCAGCGAGGAGGAACGTCGTGAGATCGACATCGAGGATCTTCCCGGACCGTTACGCCGACTCTTTCGGAACAAAGACGACATCAACGAGGCACAGGCACTCTTGCGACGCGTCCAGGGGAAACTTCGAACCGATCCGGGAGTGAATGCGTTTCTCGCGCTCGACCTCGACATCGATACTGATTCGGTGGATGCGGTTACGCAGAGCATCGAATACGCCCGATGTAGCAACGCAACCGCGTTCGTGGTGCCGTTCCTCGGTCACAATTTTGGCGTCGGGGAAGAGGCGGGCAGTATCCTGGAAAACCTCGCGGACACTCGCGGTGAACGATTGATTTTCGTCCACGAGGATGACGTGACGAGTGCGATGATTCGGTCGGCGTCCGTCCGGTGGGATTTGGGCGTCGAAACCTACGAGACTGAGGACGAACTCGTGGCCAAACTACGTCGGTTCGCCGGCGGAATCATGCATCGCGAACGACGGGGAGAATTCGGTCGGTTGGACTGA